In one Sphingobium sp. MI1205 genomic region, the following are encoded:
- a CDS encoding tetratricopeptide repeat protein: MAFRGWGRSCLTVGLLTWMAPPLWAQEPYVAGVTEAREKEWRGLVALAQSAYAQGHGADAVEPARKALAIADELFGPDDPRALISANDLALILERTGQYREAEQLLRRVFDSYRQTRGEDDPACQMALENLVDFYLARKRPDAAGPLAKYALETFRRTTGSASESSRRMAGILAQIPDVNADMATD; this comes from the coding sequence ATGGCCTTTCGCGGTTGGGGTAGAAGCTGCCTTACCGTCGGTCTGCTGACATGGATGGCGCCGCCGCTTTGGGCGCAGGAGCCCTATGTCGCCGGTGTCACGGAGGCGCGGGAGAAGGAATGGCGCGGTCTCGTCGCCCTGGCGCAATCCGCTTATGCGCAAGGGCATGGCGCAGACGCGGTCGAACCTGCGCGCAAGGCGCTGGCGATCGCCGACGAACTATTCGGCCCTGATGATCCACGCGCGCTGATTTCAGCCAATGACCTGGCGCTGATACTGGAGCGGACGGGGCAGTACCGCGAGGCGGAGCAATTGTTGCGCCGCGTTTTCGATAGCTATCGACAGACGAGGGGCGAGGATGATCCGGCTTGCCAGATGGCGCTGGAGAATCTCGTCGATTTCTATCTCGCGCGCAAACGGCCCGATGCGGCGGGGCCGCTGGCGAAATATGCGTTGGAGACATTTCGCCGCACAACCGGATCGGCCAGCGAGAGCAGCAGGCGGATGGCGGGGATATTGGCGCAAATACCAGATGTTAACGCCGATATGGCGACCGATTGA
- a CDS encoding LysR family transcriptional regulator: MKRTHLPLNGLRVLDAAARHLSFTRAADELAVTPAAVGQQIRALEDLLGVVLFRRTPKGLELTPETEAGLEALRAGFLEFEEAVRAMQAGQSSLSLTIAAPRDITAKWLQPRLASYAENQADLKFALVAADDALDFTEANLDLALRLAEGPGEHEGVKVGDSSFVTVEAAQGGPEHRIDWPGCPAGSEPAMIRVADGGLAIEAAINGFGRATVPLLLAQADIDAGRVRRVGEVVPTPLAYWLIAPLPQWRQKKVKSLIEALTS; this comes from the coding sequence ATGAAGCGTACCCATTTGCCGTTGAATGGCCTGCGCGTGCTGGATGCGGCGGCGCGGCACCTGTCCTTCACAAGGGCTGCGGACGAGTTGGCCGTGACGCCCGCAGCCGTTGGCCAGCAGATCCGGGCGTTGGAGGACCTGCTGGGCGTCGTGCTGTTCCGTCGCACGCCAAAGGGGCTGGAATTGACGCCGGAGACGGAGGCGGGGCTGGAGGCGCTGCGTGCCGGTTTCCTGGAGTTTGAGGAAGCCGTGCGGGCGATGCAGGCGGGGCAATCGAGTTTGTCGCTGACGATCGCGGCTCCCCGCGACATCACCGCAAAATGGTTGCAGCCGCGCCTCGCCAGCTATGCGGAGAACCAGGCTGATCTCAAATTCGCCCTGGTGGCGGCGGACGATGCGCTTGATTTTACCGAAGCCAATCTGGATTTGGCGTTGCGGCTGGCCGAAGGGCCGGGCGAGCATGAGGGCGTCAAGGTCGGCGATAGCAGTTTCGTGACCGTCGAGGCAGCGCAGGGCGGTCCTGAACACCGTATCGACTGGCCCGGCTGTCCGGCGGGCAGCGAGCCTGCGATGATTCGCGTGGCGGATGGGGGTCTTGCCATCGAAGCGGCGATCAACGGTTTCGGGCGGGCCACGGTGCCGCTGCTGCTGGCGCAGGCCGACATTGATGCAGGCCGCGTGCGGCGGGTTGGAGAGGTGGTGCCGACGCCGCTTGCCTACTGGCTGATCGCGCCCCTGCCCCAGTGGCGGCAGAAGAAGGTCAAGTCGCTGATCGAGGCGCTGACGTCCTGA
- the apaG gene encoding Co2+/Mg2+ efflux protein ApaG, producing MNALFPFHATTRDINVHVAVTFLPEQSEPDRGRWFWAYHIRIENVGDQPVQLLTRHWVITDGRGTQHRVDGDGVVGEQPVVQPGKSYDYVSGCPLNTPTGSMRGHYHMIGASGETFDIAIPHFALIAPAIAE from the coding sequence GTGAACGCGCTTTTCCCCTTCCACGCGACCACGCGCGACATCAACGTGCATGTGGCCGTCACCTTCCTGCCGGAACAGTCCGAACCGGACCGGGGGCGCTGGTTCTGGGCCTATCATATTCGCATCGAGAATGTGGGCGACCAGCCGGTGCAGTTGCTGACCCGTCACTGGGTCATCACCGATGGGCGGGGAACGCAGCATCGCGTGGACGGCGACGGCGTGGTCGGCGAGCAGCCGGTGGTGCAGCCGGGCAAAAGCTATGACTATGTGTCGGGATGTCCGCTCAATACGCCCACGGGGTCAATGCGCGGTCATTATCATATGATCGGCGCCAGCGGGGAGACGTTCGACATCGCCATTCCCCATTTCGCGCTCATAGCCCCGGCGATTGCCGAATGA
- the metZ gene encoding O-succinylhomoserine sulfhydrylase: protein MKRRSGQDPEITKNWRPATLAVRGGTARSEWGETSEALFLTSGYSYDRAEDAAMRFAGEQQGMTYSRLQNPTVEMLEKRIALLEGAEACRATATGMAAMTAALLCQLSAGDHVVAGKALFGSCRWLTDTLLPKFGIETTTVDATDNGAWEAAVRPNTKVFFFETPANPTMDVVDLAAVCGIAKKHGVTSVVDNAFATPALQRPMEFGADVVAYSATKMMDGQGRVLAGAICGTEDFIINTLLPFHRNTGPTLSAFNAWVVLKGLETLDLRIRRQSENALKVAKFLEGRVEKVLYPGLESHPQHALAMTQMAMAGPIFSLYVGGGRKEAHGLLNGLELIDISNNIGDSRSLMTHPASTTHYSMAEAARLEVGITEDMLRLNVGLEDPDDVIEDLDRALKSIGR, encoded by the coding sequence ATGAAGCGCAGGAGCGGGCAGGACCCGGAGATCACCAAGAACTGGCGTCCCGCGACACTGGCGGTGCGCGGCGGTACCGCGCGTAGCGAATGGGGCGAGACGTCCGAAGCACTGTTCCTGACGAGCGGCTACAGCTACGATCGGGCCGAAGACGCGGCGATGCGCTTTGCTGGCGAGCAGCAGGGTATGACCTACAGCCGCTTGCAGAACCCGACCGTGGAGATGCTGGAAAAGCGCATCGCGCTGCTGGAAGGCGCGGAAGCGTGCCGCGCTACGGCGACGGGCATGGCGGCGATGACGGCGGCGTTGCTGTGCCAGCTGTCGGCGGGCGACCATGTGGTCGCGGGCAAGGCGCTGTTCGGATCCTGCCGCTGGCTGACCGACACGTTGCTGCCCAAGTTCGGCATCGAGACGACGACCGTTGATGCGACCGACAATGGCGCGTGGGAAGCGGCGGTGCGGCCGAATACCAAGGTCTTCTTTTTCGAAACGCCTGCCAATCCGACGATGGACGTCGTCGATCTGGCGGCCGTTTGCGGCATCGCCAAAAAGCATGGCGTCACCAGCGTGGTGGACAATGCCTTTGCCACGCCCGCGCTGCAGCGGCCGATGGAATTCGGCGCGGATGTCGTCGCCTATAGCGCGACCAAGATGATGGACGGACAGGGCCGCGTGCTTGCGGGCGCGATCTGCGGCACGGAAGATTTCATCATCAACACGCTGCTGCCTTTCCACCGGAACACCGGGCCGACGCTGAGCGCCTTCAATGCCTGGGTTGTTCTGAAGGGGCTGGAGACGCTGGACCTGCGTATCCGCCGTCAGAGCGAGAATGCGCTGAAGGTCGCCAAATTCCTGGAAGGGCGGGTGGAGAAGGTTCTTTATCCCGGCCTGGAAAGCCATCCGCAGCATGCACTGGCGATGACCCAGATGGCGATGGCTGGACCGATCTTCTCCCTCTATGTCGGGGGCGGGCGCAAGGAAGCGCATGGCCTGCTGAATGGGCTGGAGCTGATCGACATCAGCAACAATATCGGGGATTCCCGGTCGTTGATGACGCATCCGGCATCGACCACCCATTATAGCATGGCGGAAGCGGCGCGGCTGGAAGTCGGGATTACCGAGGATATGCTGCGCCTGAATGTCGGGTTGGAAGACCCGGACGATGTGATCGAGGATCTTGATCGTGCGCTCAAGTCGATAGGCCGTTGA
- the leuB gene encoding 3-isopropylmalate dehydrogenase → MLIAIFPGDGIGPEIVAQARRVLDALGIDGLTYEEGLVGGAAYKAVGHPLPPETLELAKRADAILFGAVGDPDCDSLERHLRPEQAILGLRKELGLFSNLRPAKVFPELADASALKKEVASAIDLLIVRETNGDVYFGEKGMRKTPEGLREGYDIMSYNEEQVRKIAHQGFQAARARRGKLCSVDKANVLETSQLWRDVMIEVSAEYPDVALSHMYVDNAAMQLVRNPGQFDVIVTGNMFGDILSDQASMCVGSIGMLASATLNDSNQGLYEPIHGSAPDIAGQGKANPLATVLSAAMMLRYSLKMPEQADRIEAAVAKALANGARSPDLGGSMSTVEMGDAVLAALN, encoded by the coding sequence ATGTTGATCGCCATTTTTCCCGGAGACGGTATCGGGCCGGAGATCGTCGCCCAGGCCCGGCGCGTGCTGGACGCATTGGGGATTGATGGCCTGACCTACGAGGAAGGCTTGGTTGGGGGCGCGGCCTACAAGGCGGTGGGCCATCCGTTGCCGCCAGAAACGCTGGAACTGGCGAAGCGCGCCGACGCGATCCTGTTCGGCGCGGTCGGCGATCCCGACTGCGACTCGCTGGAGCGGCATTTGCGGCCGGAGCAGGCGATCCTGGGCCTGCGCAAGGAGCTGGGCCTCTTTTCCAACCTGCGTCCGGCGAAGGTTTTCCCGGAACTGGCCGATGCGTCGGCGCTGAAGAAGGAGGTGGCGAGCGCCATCGACCTGCTGATCGTGCGCGAAACCAATGGCGACGTCTATTTCGGCGAAAAGGGCATGCGCAAGACGCCCGAAGGCCTGCGCGAAGGCTATGACATCATGTCGTACAATGAAGAGCAGGTGCGCAAGATAGCGCATCAGGGCTTTCAGGCGGCCCGTGCACGTCGCGGCAAGCTGTGTTCGGTGGACAAGGCCAATGTGCTGGAAACGAGCCAGTTGTGGCGCGATGTGATGATCGAGGTGTCGGCGGAATATCCCGATGTGGCGCTGTCCCACATGTATGTCGACAATGCCGCGATGCAGCTGGTGCGTAATCCGGGCCAGTTCGATGTGATCGTCACCGGCAACATGTTCGGCGACATCCTGTCCGATCAGGCGAGCATGTGCGTCGGCTCTATCGGCATGCTGGCTTCGGCGACGCTGAACGACAGCAATCAGGGACTGTATGAACCGATCCACGGTTCCGCGCCCGACATTGCCGGGCAGGGCAAGGCCAATCCGCTGGCAACGGTTCTGTCCGCGGCGATGATGCTGCGTTACTCGCTCAAGATGCCTGAACAGGCTGACCGGATCGAGGCCGCCGTCGCCAAGGCTCTGGCCAATGGCGCGCGCAGCCCTGATCTGGGCGGCAGCATGAGCACGGTGGAGATGGGCGACGCGGTGCTGGCGGCGCTGAATTGA
- the recO gene encoding DNA repair protein RecO: protein MAALITPALVCGVRSHGEHGAIARLLTPGHGLLAGYVRGGRSRALRPVLLPGNSVKAEFRARTEEQLASLTVELEHSRAPLLSEPLPAAAIDWVCALTAAALPEGTPYPALYQALDGVLGAVDAAPAARGWAVALVRYELLLLAELGFGLDLGRCAATGGVQDLAYVSPRSAAAVSRDAAVGYESRLLPLPPFLLEGGAAEWGAILDGLRLTGFFLERSVLTEWKADVLAARERLVDRLKRAVA, encoded by the coding sequence ATGGCGGCGCTGATCACTCCTGCCCTTGTTTGCGGGGTACGTTCCCATGGGGAGCATGGCGCGATCGCGCGACTGTTGACGCCGGGCCATGGCTTGTTGGCCGGTTATGTGCGCGGGGGCCGATCGCGGGCTTTGCGCCCGGTGCTGTTGCCGGGGAACAGCGTGAAGGCGGAATTTCGCGCACGCACGGAGGAGCAACTCGCCAGCCTGACGGTGGAGCTGGAGCATAGCCGTGCACCGCTTTTATCGGAACCTCTGCCTGCTGCGGCGATCGACTGGGTGTGTGCGCTGACGGCGGCCGCGTTGCCGGAAGGGACGCCCTATCCCGCGCTCTATCAGGCGCTGGACGGGGTGCTGGGGGCGGTCGATGCGGCGCCCGCAGCGCGAGGGTGGGCGGTGGCGCTGGTGCGGTATGAACTGCTGCTGCTGGCCGAGCTTGGCTTTGGCCTGGACCTTGGCCGTTGCGCGGCGACCGGAGGCGTGCAGGATCTGGCCTATGTCAGCCCGCGAAGCGCCGCCGCCGTCAGCAGGGATGCGGCGGTGGGTTATGAAAGTCGCCTGCTGCCATTGCCGCCGTTTCTGCTGGAGGGCGGGGCTGCGGAATGGGGCGCGATATTGGACGGGCTGCGGCTCACCGGCTTCTTTCTGGAGCGGTCCGTACTGACCGAGTGGAAGGCCGACGTGCTCGCCGCGCGGGAAAGACTGGTCGATCGCCTGAAAAGAGCGGTTGCGTGA
- a CDS encoding histidine kinase: protein MLNMPKAPSTAMDRLVLWLGRSPTLGFAISRVAFAVAATWQVSAMFSNEPDFARTTFLLQAGIWLWTLASIAQHMLTPPLALALRPISLFVDVIIFLTVIALCEPLQIAALACLFFVAWSASDRFGRGSIIVLALCLVLAFLARGYYESWASTRHVAEVDRAIDGLTVLIGCIIAAAMLSLSILEKRLISWSERLQAVGLSFQKSLPRFVIEQISQLMAARYCAFVWQMDDGPVHCDIIDAEGIRTLNLPQRQNESLLTITPREAPFLYSGQSSRILLRSRLGILRNEKAEQLTETVLDVLGQGQGVSVHVQTGELRGRLFVGARHGWSPAALLRAQRIQEGLELFLERHFFFLAWRERTFAEARLALSRDLHDSVLQTLAALRVRLVTAIHGLTAIDAPHQLAELRAMEELVTAEQAHLRRLLSTTEGATGNVELNREIERCCRFIALQWGIECRLNATDHPMTVLPETAAEIEFLIREAAANAVKHAAAQHITVSLAQADDEILIALKDNPGAQPVERENYTGDFELQSQSIMKRLGKIGGTAYFHNLSMNSLISIRLPSSLPRSPI from the coding sequence ATGTTGAACATGCCCAAGGCGCCATCGACCGCGATGGATCGCCTGGTGCTCTGGTTGGGTCGTTCGCCGACGCTGGGTTTTGCCATATCCCGCGTCGCCTTTGCCGTGGCTGCCACATGGCAGGTCTCCGCGATGTTCAGCAATGAACCCGACTTTGCCCGAACCACCTTCCTGCTACAGGCCGGCATCTGGCTCTGGACGCTGGCCAGCATCGCCCAGCATATGCTGACGCCGCCGTTGGCCCTGGCGCTGCGCCCGATATCGCTGTTCGTGGACGTCATCATCTTCCTGACGGTCATCGCCTTGTGCGAACCGCTACAGATTGCGGCGCTCGCCTGCCTCTTCTTCGTCGCATGGTCGGCGTCGGACCGGTTCGGCCGGGGGTCCATCATCGTCCTGGCCCTGTGCCTTGTCCTCGCCTTCCTGGCGCGGGGCTATTATGAATCCTGGGCCTCCACCCGCCATGTGGCCGAAGTGGACCGGGCGATCGACGGGCTTACCGTCCTCATCGGCTGCATCATCGCGGCGGCGATGCTCAGCCTGTCGATCCTTGAAAAGCGCCTGATAAGCTGGTCCGAGCGATTGCAGGCCGTGGGCCTTTCATTTCAGAAATCGCTTCCCCGCTTCGTCATCGAACAGATTTCGCAGCTCATGGCGGCCCGCTATTGCGCCTTTGTGTGGCAGATGGACGACGGCCCGGTCCATTGCGACATCATCGATGCGGAAGGCATTCGCACCCTCAACCTGCCCCAGCGTCAAAACGAAAGCCTGCTCACCATCACCCCGCGCGAGGCGCCCTTCCTCTATTCCGGCCAGTCCAGCCGCATCCTGTTGCGCAGCCGCTTAGGCATATTGCGCAATGAAAAGGCGGAGCAGCTGACCGAAACGGTGCTCGATGTGCTCGGCCAGGGTCAGGGCGTCAGCGTCCATGTCCAGACCGGCGAGTTGCGCGGCCGCCTATTCGTCGGCGCACGGCACGGCTGGTCGCCCGCCGCCCTGCTCCGCGCCCAGCGCATCCAGGAAGGGCTGGAGCTGTTCCTCGAACGCCACTTCTTCTTTCTCGCCTGGCGCGAACGCACTTTTGCCGAAGCCCGCCTGGCGCTCAGCCGCGACCTGCACGACAGCGTCCTCCAGACGCTGGCCGCGCTTCGCGTCAGGCTCGTCACCGCGATCCACGGCCTCACCGCGATCGACGCCCCGCACCAGCTCGCCGAACTGCGCGCCATGGAGGAACTCGTCACCGCCGAACAGGCGCATCTGCGCCGCCTCCTCAGCACGACCGAGGGCGCCACCGGCAATGTGGAGCTGAACCGCGAGATTGAGCGCTGCTGCCGCTTCATCGCCCTGCAATGGGGCATCGAATGCAGGCTGAACGCTACGGACCATCCGATGACCGTGCTGCCCGAAACAGCAGCCGAAATCGAATTTCTGATCCGGGAAGCCGCCGCCAACGCGGTCAAGCATGCCGCGGCCCAGCATATCACCGTCTCTCTGGCCCAGGCCGATGACGAGATATTGATCGCGCTCAAGGACAATCCGGGCGCGCAGCCCGTCGAACGGGAAAATTATACCGGCGACTTCGAACTCCAGTCGCAATCCATCATGAAGCGGTTGGGCAAGATCGGCGGCACCGCCTATTTCCACAACTTAAGCATGAATTCATTAATTTCGATCAGATTGCCTTCATCCTTACCGAGGTCCCCAATATGA
- a CDS encoding response regulator, with translation MTAQIAIVDDHPIFLDGMVQFLSSHGHDVVFCARSVDEAISRLQAEQPDLLILDVSMKDGGGLAILSAIRSSGSTVPVIFMTVHIRPDQTLEAIKLGVDGVVLKDSDPNELLTCIGQVLSGNKSIAPFVMEQALVHSISAPANDSNALSTLTDREMEIAGLIRAGLRNREIAGRCGLTEGTVKVHLHSIFQKLGIKSRSELIIMMLSIDNDVPAVGMH, from the coding sequence ATGACGGCGCAGATAGCCATAGTCGACGATCACCCCATCTTCCTCGATGGCATGGTGCAATTTCTCAGTTCCCATGGCCACGATGTCGTATTCTGTGCGCGATCGGTGGATGAAGCCATCTCCCGCCTTCAGGCGGAGCAGCCCGACCTGCTGATCCTTGACGTCAGCATGAAGGACGGCGGCGGGCTCGCCATCCTCTCCGCCATCCGCAGCAGCGGCAGCACCGTGCCGGTCATCTTCATGACCGTCCACATCCGCCCCGATCAGACGCTGGAAGCCATCAAGCTGGGCGTCGATGGCGTCGTGCTGAAGGATAGCGATCCCAACGAACTGCTGACCTGCATCGGTCAGGTGTTGAGCGGGAACAAGAGCATCGCGCCCTTCGTCATGGAACAGGCGCTGGTCCACAGCATCTCCGCCCCGGCGAACGACAGCAACGCCCTGTCCACCCTCACCGATCGGGAAATGGAGATCGCCGGCCTCATCCGCGCGGGCCTGCGCAACCGTGAAATCGCTGGGCGCTGTGGCCTGACGGAAGGCACGGTGAAGGTCCACCTGCACAGCATCTTCCAGAAGCTAGGGATCAAGTCGCGCTCGGAACTCATCATCATGATGCTGTCCATCGACAATGACGTCCCAGCGGTAGGAATGCACTAA
- a CDS encoding DUF1467 family protein — MNLYAIFAIYFLFWVISAFIVMPFGIRTPDETGEVMVKGQADSAPSNFRPGVVAVRATILSAVLFGLYYANYVEGWVTLERFTRPS; from the coding sequence ATGAACCTGTACGCGATCTTCGCCATTTATTTTCTGTTCTGGGTGATCAGCGCGTTCATCGTCATGCCCTTTGGCATCCGCACGCCCGACGAAACGGGCGAAGTGATGGTGAAGGGCCAGGCGGATAGTGCGCCCAGCAACTTTCGCCCCGGGGTTGTGGCGGTTCGCGCCACGATCCTGTCGGCAGTGCTGTTTGGCCTATATTATGCCAATTATGTCGAAGGTTGGGTGACGCTGGAGCGGTTTACCCGCCCATCCTGA
- a CDS encoding ribonuclease J: MTPGNELLFLALGGSGEIGMNVNLYGCQGKWVMVDLGLTFADPAYPGVELILPDLSFIEERREDLLGIVLTHGHEDHIGAIPYLAADLGVPLYATPFTAGLIRLKLEEEGLSREVKLHVIENEGSFALGPFGFRYVPLAHSIPEGNAVLIDTPHGRIFHTGDWKLDEKPLLGQPSTPAELTAIGDEGVLALVCDSTNVFNAEASGSEGDVREGLMATITGAKGRVLVTTFASNAARLQTLGEVANAVGRKLCVAGRSLDRIISTAKAAGYLKDFPPTVDWDDAMALPRNEVMIIATGGQGEARAALSRIAFESHPIKLDTGDLVVFSSKQIPGNEIAIGRIQNALATKGVLMVTDRQAAVHVSGHPGRPELEAMYSWVRPQILLPVHGERRHMAEQARLGLTNGVPHAVVQSNGDLLRLAPNGPEIIGKEGTGRLVLDGDVILPADGSTMNERRKIALHGQISVAVALDRKGKLIGEPALRTQGVPVEEDKAAFLAEAADEAAQVVPKGSQDEEALRERVRLAVRRTATRWTGKKPVVDVLLVRA; the protein is encoded by the coding sequence ATGACACCCGGAAACGAGCTGCTCTTCCTGGCCCTTGGTGGGTCGGGCGAGATTGGCATGAACGTAAATCTCTATGGCTGCCAGGGTAAGTGGGTGATGGTCGATCTGGGCCTGACCTTTGCCGATCCGGCCTATCCCGGTGTCGAGCTGATATTGCCGGACCTGTCCTTCATCGAGGAGCGGCGCGAGGATTTGCTCGGCATCGTGCTGACGCACGGGCATGAGGATCATATCGGGGCGATCCCCTATCTGGCCGCCGATCTGGGCGTGCCGCTTTATGCGACGCCCTTCACCGCGGGGCTGATCCGGCTGAAGCTGGAAGAAGAAGGGCTGAGCCGTGAGGTGAAGCTGCACGTGATCGAGAATGAGGGCAGCTTTGCCCTGGGTCCATTCGGTTTCCGCTATGTGCCGCTGGCGCATTCGATCCCGGAGGGCAATGCGGTGCTGATCGACACGCCCCATGGCCGCATTTTTCACACCGGCGACTGGAAGCTGGATGAAAAGCCGCTGCTGGGCCAGCCTTCGACCCCTGCGGAACTGACGGCGATCGGCGACGAGGGCGTGCTGGCGCTGGTGTGCGACAGCACCAATGTCTTCAACGCAGAGGCGAGCGGGTCCGAAGGCGATGTGCGCGAAGGGTTGATGGCGACGATCACCGGGGCGAAGGGCCGGGTGCTTGTCACCACCTTTGCGTCCAACGCCGCGCGATTGCAGACGCTGGGCGAGGTGGCGAACGCGGTTGGACGCAAGCTGTGCGTGGCCGGGCGCTCGCTGGACCGGATCATTTCGACGGCCAAGGCGGCGGGTTATCTGAAGGACTTTCCGCCGACGGTGGATTGGGACGATGCTATGGCTTTGCCGCGCAACGAGGTGATGATCATCGCCACGGGCGGGCAGGGCGAAGCGCGCGCGGCATTGTCGCGGATCGCGTTCGAAAGCCATCCCATCAAGCTGGACACGGGCGATCTGGTCGTTTTTTCGTCCAAGCAGATCCCAGGCAATGAGATTGCGATCGGCCGCATCCAGAACGCATTGGCGACCAAGGGCGTGCTGATGGTCACAGACCGCCAGGCGGCAGTGCATGTGTCAGGCCACCCTGGGCGGCCTGAACTGGAGGCGATGTATAGCTGGGTACGGCCGCAGATACTTCTGCCCGTGCATGGCGAACGCCGGCACATGGCGGAACAGGCGCGGCTGGGTTTGACGAACGGCGTCCCGCATGCGGTGGTGCAGTCCAATGGCGACCTGCTGCGGCTGGCGCCGAACGGCCCGGAGATCATCGGCAAGGAAGGGACCGGGCGGCTGGTGCTGGACGGCGATGTCATCCTGCCCGCTGACGGATCGACCATGAACGAGCGGCGCAAGATCGCGCTGCACGGGCAGATCAGCGTCGCGGTGGCGCTGGATCGCAAGGGCAAGCTGATCGGCGAGCCGGCTTTGCGGACGCAGGGCGTGCCGGTCGAGGAAGACAAGGCCGCTTTCCTGGCGGAGGCGGCTGACGAAGCAGCGCAGGTGGTGCCCAAGGGGTCGCAGGACGAAGAAGCACTGCGCGAGCGGGTGCGGCTGGCCGTGCGGCGGACGGCGACCCGCTGGACGGGCAAGAAGCCGGTGGTGGACGTCCTGCTCGTTCGCGCCTAA
- a CDS encoding type III pantothenate kinase — MLLAIDAGNTNVVFALLDGRDIRARWRIATDPRRTADEYAVWLNQLLMLEGFSIADVDAVIIATVVPRALHNLQVLAEKYFKTSALVAGQAPVEWGIELDVAEPASVGADRVVNVIAAHHLYKGDLIVIDFGTATTFDVVDYHGTYKGGIIAPGINLSLDALVAAAAKLPKIAIAPPENRSVIGRNTEAQMHIGVFWGYVAMMEGLVARIRAEIGRPAKVISTGGLAVLFDENSDIFDAIAPDLTILGLALLHERSLNN; from the coding sequence ATGCTTCTCGCGATCGACGCGGGCAATACCAATGTGGTTTTCGCGCTGCTTGACGGACGGGATATCCGCGCGCGCTGGCGGATCGCGACCGACCCACGGCGCACCGCCGACGAATATGCCGTGTGGCTAAACCAGCTGTTGATGCTGGAGGGGTTCAGCATTGCCGATGTGGACGCGGTTATCATTGCGACCGTGGTACCGCGCGCGTTGCACAATCTGCAGGTGCTGGCCGAAAAATATTTCAAGACGAGCGCGTTGGTCGCGGGTCAAGCTCCGGTCGAATGGGGGATCGAGCTGGATGTGGCCGAGCCGGCTTCGGTCGGCGCTGACAGGGTTGTCAACGTGATCGCGGCGCACCACCTATATAAGGGCGACCTGATCGTCATCGATTTCGGGACCGCGACCACTTTCGACGTCGTCGATTATCACGGCACCTACAAGGGCGGCATCATCGCGCCGGGCATCAACCTGTCGCTGGACGCACTGGTTGCGGCGGCGGCCAAGCTGCCCAAGATCGCCATTGCGCCGCCGGAGAACCGATCGGTTATCGGTCGTAACACGGAAGCGCAGATGCACATTGGCGTGTTCTGGGGTTATGTCGCGATGATGGAAGGGCTGGTCGCCCGGATACGCGCGGAGATCGGCCGACCGGCAAAAGTAATTTCGACAGGCGGGCTCGCCGTCCTGTTTGATGAGAATAGCGACATATTCGATGCGATTGCGCCCGACCTGACCATTTTGGGGTTGGCGCTGTTGCACGAGAGGAGTTTGAATAACTAA
- a CDS encoding biotin--[acetyl-CoA-carboxylase] ligase gives MLALAEQGVPEGAWLRAGRQIGGRGRMGRAWESPEGNLYCSTLVRLRPGDPPPHLLALVAANAVHALVAPLCAGQAQIKWPNDVLVDGAKIAGILLERAGDAVVVGIGINVTGHPTGLDRPVTSLAAQGASEAEAGILIQRLAELFGHWVAVWRAQGLDPVRTHWLLNAHPKGTAMRVVQPDGEVVEGSFGTLDTQGMLILRLANGDARAIHAGDILLI, from the coding sequence ATGTTGGCGTTGGCGGAGCAAGGCGTGCCGGAAGGCGCTTGGCTGCGTGCCGGACGCCAGATCGGAGGGCGGGGTCGGATGGGCCGCGCCTGGGAAAGCCCCGAAGGAAATCTTTACTGTTCAACGCTGGTCCGCTTGCGACCGGGCGATCCGCCGCCGCATCTGTTGGCGCTGGTGGCCGCCAATGCGGTGCATGCGCTGGTCGCGCCGCTGTGCGCTGGGCAGGCGCAGATAAAATGGCCCAATGATGTGCTGGTCGATGGCGCGAAGATCGCCGGAATATTGCTGGAACGGGCGGGGGACGCCGTCGTCGTGGGCATTGGCATCAATGTGACCGGCCATCCGACCGGCCTTGACCGGCCCGTGACGAGCTTGGCTGCACAGGGCGCGAGCGAGGCCGAGGCGGGCATCCTGATCCAGCGACTGGCCGAGCTGTTCGGGCATTGGGTGGCGGTCTGGCGCGCGCAGGGGCTGGACCCGGTGCGGACGCACTGGCTGCTCAATGCCCATCCCAAAGGTACAGCCATGCGCGTCGTCCAGCCCGATGGCGAAGTGGTCGAGGGTTCTTTCGGCACGCTGGATACGCAAGGCATGCTGATCCTGCGCTTGGCGAATGGCGACGCCCGTGCCATTCATGCGGGCGACATCCTTCTCATCTGA